Proteins encoded within one genomic window of Oryza glaberrima chromosome 12, OglaRS2, whole genome shotgun sequence:
- the LOC127757698 gene encoding psbP domain-containing protein 4, chloroplastic, translated as MLLAEMMNSSVLFLPSSSLFLTKQLVPATKGRASAAAAVRCSSGPNLSEAHEEEDGVASLMGRRHAMASAAAACGVSVFGFAGESMAVKQGLLAGRIPGLSDPDEKGWRTYRRPDDKSGGHGVGWSPIIPYSFKVRDGWEEVPVSIADLGGTEIDLRFANSKQGRLFVVVAPVRRFAELDDATIEKIGTPEKVIDAFGPEVIGENVEGKVLSMATAEYSGRTYYQFELEPPHIFITATAAGNRLYLFNVTANGLQWKRNYNDLKQIAESFRVV; from the exons TTGCCAAGCTCATCCCTGTTCCTCACAAAGCAGCTGGTACCTGCAACCAAGGGCagagcatcagcagcagctgctgttAGGTGCAGCAGTGGGCCCAATCTGTCAGAAGcacatgaggaggaggatggtgtAGCCTCCTTGATGGGGAGGAGGCATGCAAtggcttctgctgctgctgcctgtggAGTTTCAGTGTTTGGTTTTGCAGGTGAGAGCATGGCAGTGAAGCAGGGTCTTCTGGCTGGGAGGATCCCTGGGCTCTCTGACCCTGATGAAAAAG GTTGGAGAACATACCGTAGGCCAGATGACAAGTCCGGTGGACATGGAGTTGGATGGAGCCCAATCATTCCCTACAGCTTCAAAGTTCGTGATGGCTGGGAAGAG GTCCCGGTGTCGATTGCTGATCTTGGTGGCACCGAGATCGACCTGCGGTTTGCGAATTCCAAGCAGGGACGTTTGTTCGTCGTTGTAGCACCGGTTCGCAGGTTTGCAG AACTCGACGATGCGACAATTGAAAAGATCGGTACACCGGAGAAGGTGATCGACGCCTTCGGACCAGAGGTGATCGGTGAAAATGTTGAAGGGAAGGTTTTGTCCATGGCAACAGCAGAGTATTCAGGAAGAACTTACTACCAGTTTGAGCTGGAACCACCTCATATCTTCATCACTGCAACTGCCGCTGGAAACAGGCTCTACCTGTTCAATGTAACTGCAAATG GGCTACAATGGAAGAGGAATTACAATGACCTGAAGCAAATAGCTGAATCATTTCGTGTTGTCTag